Proteins from a genomic interval of Quercus lobata isolate SW786 chromosome 11, ValleyOak3.0 Primary Assembly, whole genome shotgun sequence:
- the LOC115969205 gene encoding uncharacterized protein LOC115969205 has product MSFVLRFRHHLPNGLSRNPVVALNAINFSGFTRSFGQPARVEEEEEEEIDQRRLPTDYDPATFDPTEHRSPPSERVFRLVDEVSGLTLAEAAELGAIMMRKMGMKEPPTVGVLKPGAAGLAGMAVKSSAAAKEEKKPEKTVFEIKLESYEASAKIKIIKEVRGFTDLGLKEAKDLVEKTPSVLKRGLSKEEGEQIIEKLKALGAKVVLE; this is encoded by the coding sequence ATGAGCTTCGTTTTGAGATTTAGACATCATTTACCTAATGGGTTATCTAGAAATCCTGTGGTAGCACTAAATGCCATTAACTTCAGTGGGTTCACTCGAAGTTTTGGTCAACCTGCAAGGgtggaagaggaggaagaagaggagATTGATCAAAGAAGGCTCCCAACTGATTATGATCCAGCTACTTTTGATCCTACAGAGCATCGCAGTCCACCAAGTGAGCGGGTCTTTAGGCTCGTAGATGAAGTTTCAGGACTCACATTGGCTGAAGCTGCTGAGCTGGGAGCCATTATGATGAGAAAAATGGGAATGAAGGAGCCACCAACAGTGGGGGTCTTGAAACCAGGAGCGGCTGGATTGGCTGGAATGGCTGTTAAATCATCAGCAGCAGCCAAGGAGGAGAAGAAACCAGAAAAGACtgtttttgaaataaaactGGAGTCGTATGAAGCTTCTGCAAAGATCAAGATAATCAAGGAGGTCAGAGGGTTTACCGATTTGGGTCTCAAGGAAGCCAAAGATTTGGTGGAGAAGACCCCTTCAGTTTTGAAAAGGGGACTTTCAAAAGAAGAAGGTGAACAAATAATTGAGAAGTTGAAAGCTCTTGGGGCCAAGGTTGTTttggaataa
- the LOC115968576 gene encoding uncharacterized protein LOC115968576 gives MFGVGAAAPTSTAAPTTTAHTRLHSINATSSSNTFISALIGSGRVQFCSLRLNCGGPIKAMADTNTSTDTISVPNSASHPSASGNKQALISLSDKKDLAFLGKGLQELGYTIVSTGGTASTLESAGVSVTKVEQLTSFPEMLDGRVKTLHPSIHGGILARRDQKHHMDDLNKHGIATFDVVVVNLYPFYNKVTSTGGIEFEDGIENIDIGGPAMIRAAAKNNKDVLVVVDPQDYPLLLEFLKGGGDDQLFRRRLAWKAFQHVASYDSAVAEWLWKQTSGISTSSADDDKFPPSLTVPLERVSSLRYGENPHQKAAFYVDKRLAEVNAGGIATAIQHHGKSMSYNNYLDADAAWNCVSEFKNPTCVVVKHTNPCGVASRDDILEAYRLAVKADPVSAFGGIVAFNVEIDEALAKEIREFRSPTDGETRMFYEIVVAPKYTEKGLEILQKKSKSLRILEAQKNEKGKLSLRQVGGGWLAQDSDDLTPQDIQFNLVSEKAPQESELRDAEFAWLCVKHVKSNAIVIAKNNCMLGMGSGQPNRVESLRIALKKAGDEVKGAALASDAFFPFAWKDAVEIACENGVSVIAEPGGSIRDADAIDCCNKYGVSLLFTNVRHFRH, from the exons ATGTTCGGAGTTGGTGCAGCAGCTCCTACCTCCACCGCCGCCCCCACCACCACCGCTCACACTCGCCTCCACAGCATCAACGCTACCTCTTCTTCTAATACTTTTATTTCG gcTTTAATTGGGTCCGGTCGGGTTCAGTTTTGTTCCTTGCGCTTGAACTGTGGTGGTCCAATCAAAGCCATGGCTGACACTAACACTAGCACTGATACTATCTCGGTGCCCAACAGTGCTTCTCACCCCTCTGCTTCTG GAAACAAACAAGCACTAATATCATTGTCAGACAAGAAAGATCTGGCTTTTCttggaaaagggctccaagaaCTGGG CTACACGATTGTTTCAACTGGAGGAACAGCATCGACTTTGGAAAGTGCTGGGGTATCTGTTACTAAAGTGGAACAGCTTACTAGTTTTCCAGAAATG CTTGATGGCCGTGTAAAAACTCTACACCCTAGCATACATGGGGGTATTCTTGCTAGGAGAGACCAAAAGCATCACATGGATGACCTCAATAAACATGGAATTG CTACATTTGATGTTGTTGTGGTGAACTTGTATCCCTTCTATAATAAAGTTACTTCAACTGGAGGAATTGAGTTCGAGGATGGAATTGAGAATATTGATATTGGTGGTCCTGCAATGATCAGGGCTGCTGCAAAG AATAACAAGGATGTGTTGGTGGTTGTGGATCCACAAGATTATCCTCTGCTCCTAGAATTTCTTAAAGGAGGCGGGGATGATCAACTCTTCCGTAGAAGGCTTGCTTGGAAGGCATTTCAACATGTTGCTTCTTATGATTCAGCAGTTGCTGAGTGGCTTTGGAAGCAGACTTCAGGAATTTCTACATCTTCTGCCGATGATG ataAATTCCCTCCCAGCTTAACTGTGCCACTAGAGCGTGTAAGTTCTCTTCGGTATGGTGAAAATCCTCATCAAAAAGCTGCATTTTATGTTGACAAGAGGCTTGCAGAGGTTAATGCTGGTGGTATTGCAACCGCTATTCAACACCATGGGAAG TCAATGTCTTACAATAACTATTTAGATGCTGATGCAGCTTGGAATTGTGTGTCAGAGTTTAAAAACCCTACCTGTGTAGTTGTAAAGCATACAAATCCCTGTGGGGTAGCTTCACGTGATGATATCCTTGAAGCATACAGGCTTGCTGTAAAAGCAGATCCAGTGAGTGCATTTGGCGGCATTGTAGCCTTCAATGTTGAAATTGATGAG GCTCTTGCTAAGGAAATCCGAGAGTTTAGGAGCCCCACAGATGGTGAGACTCGGATGTTTTATGAGATTGTGGTTGCACCCAAGTATACAGAGAAAGGGCTtgaaattctacagaaaaaatCCAAGTCTCTAAGGATCCTCGAAgcacaaaaaaatgaaaagggaaaGCTTTCACTCAGACAAGTTGGTGGTGGGTGGTTAGCTCAGGATTCAGATGACTTGACCCCCCAGGATATCCAATTTAACTTGGTCTCTGAGAAGGCTCCACAAGAAAGTGAGCTTCGTGATGCAGAGTTTGCATGGTTATGCGTCAAGCATGTCAAAAGTAACGCCATTGTAATAGCAAAG AATAACTGTATGTTGGGCATGGGAAGTGGGCAGCCAAACCGTGTAGAGAGTTTGAGAATAGCATTGAAGAAAGCTGGGGATGAGGTCAAAGGGGCAGCTTTGGCTAGTGACGCCTTTTTTCCATTTG CCTGGAAAGACGCAGTGGAAATAGCATGTGAGAATGGAGTTAGCGTTATTGCTGAGCCTGGCGGGAGCATCAGAGATGCAGATGCCATAGACTGCTGTAACAAGTATGGTGTATCGCTCCTCTTCACCAATGTGAGGCACTTCAGGCATTGA
- the LOC115966418 gene encoding plectin-like — MGIQRKPQRSLMELIENQPAKNASGKSTQSQIPSLTTRSPPLAPHQPPQPVRADAAELKRRREQKGKDVVDDGKSRPTREEDAQWAAKQQKTSHPLQRGQERFDIQPPEPQAWLPAPMHGGEPLRDDASIRDFNGGVGCHIALAIEEALSLPKDMVIQNTFKLDEMLNNCYNQLDDERKKRASAVQTLTVSKQDLVNTKKKLAAEEQARKSVDSTLEGFQKQAEAQRKRLCEANEELKAAREQVAVLKKHLEKTQKLREQAEKSMEEAERAKAEAKQATNEAEQKGYEIGVAETEETLRAEVPMVCRIYCAQTWDEALNRAGVEASSELRKAENVFYPTVIRTSAPPSSQAEDTPSTTNPNQEVLPQNLPPPSQPELAKETITPPEASLDKTAAASEAEVASQGFQQDLASTVMPTGGATKDIEGVTTSEADKSANQAPKL; from the exons ATGGGAATACAAAGGAAGCCCCAAAGAAGTCTAATGGAGTTGATTGAGAATCAGCCTGCGAAGAATGCGTCGGGAAAATCAACGCAATCTCAGATTCCTTCTCTTACCACCAGGTCTCCTCCTCTTGCTCCTCATCAACCTCCCCAACCAGTCAGAGCTGATGCTGCCGAGTTGAAAAGGCGCAGGGAGCAGAAAGGGAAAGACGTGGTGGATGATGGAAAGTCTCGTCCGACCCGCGAAGAAGATGCTCAATGggctgcaaagcagcagaagaCTAGCCATCCTCTTCAGCGAGGCCAGGAAAGGTTTGACATTCAACCTCCTGAGCCTCAAGCCTGGCTGCCAGCACCCATGCATGGTGGGGAGCCCTTACGAGATGATGCGTCTATTAGGGACTTCAATGGTGGTGTTGGGTGTCATATAGCCTTGGCTATAGAGGAGGCTTTGTCACTCCCAAAGGACATG gttaTCCAAAACACTTTTAAGctggatgagatgctcaatAACTGCTACAATCAGCTAGACGATGAAAGGAAGAAACGGGCGTCGGCTGTACAAACTTTGACAGTATCCAAGCAAGACTTGGTGAATACGAAGAAGAAATTAGCTGCTGAGGAGCAAGCTCGCAAAAGCGTTGACTCGACCTTGGAAGGCTTCCAAAAGCAAGCTGAGGCCCAGAGAAAGCGTTTATGCGAAGCAAATGAGGAATTGAAGGCTGCCCGGGAGCAAGTGGCAGTTCTTAAAAAGCACCTGGAGAAAACCCAAAAGTTAAGGGAACAAGCTGAAAAGTCCATGGAGGAAGCTGAGAGGGCAAAGGCCGAGGCCAAACAGGCAACGAATGAGGCCGAACAAAAAGGCTACGAAATCGGGGTGGCTGAGACGGAGGAGACACTAAGGGCAGAGGTGCCAATGGTGTGCCGCATTTACTGCGCCCAAACTTGGGATGAAGCCCTTAAccgagctggggttgaggcttcatcCGAGTTAAGGAAGGCAGAGAATGTGTTCTACCCTACAGTAATCCGCACCTCGGCTCCTCCATCCAGTCAAGCTGAAGACACTCCCTCAACCACTAATCCTAATCAGGAGGTTTTACCTCAAAATCTTCCTCCTCCTAGTCAACCAGAACTAGCTAAAGAGACTATTACCCCTCCAGAAGCCTCCTTGGACAAGACTGCAGCAGCTTCTGAGGCAGAGGTAGCCTCTCAAGGCTTTCAACAGGATTTGGCTTCCACAGTCATGCCAACTGGGGGAGCTACTAAGGACATAGAAGGAGTCACTACCTCAGAGGCAGATAAATCAGCCAACCAAGCTCCCAAGCTCTAa
- the LOC115968591 gene encoding DEAD-box ATP-dependent RNA helicase 35, with translation MEEEDDYVEYIPVAKRRAMEAQKILQRKGKSSSLEEEMEKSKLAEAKPSLLVKASQLKREQPEISPTEQIVQQEKEMIEHLSDRKTLMSVRELAKGITYTEPLLTGWKPPLPIRRMSKNECDAIRKQWHIIVDGLDIPPPIKDFKNMRFPEPILKMLKSKGIVRPTPIQVQGLPVILSGRDMIGIAFTGSGKTLVFVLPMIMVALQEEIIMPIVPGEGPFGLIICPSRELARQTYEVVEQFLAPMREAGYPELRPLLCIGGVDMRSQLEIVKKGVHIVVATPGRLKDMLAKKKMSLDNCRYLTLDEADRLVDLGFEDDIREVFDHFKAQRQTLLFSATMPTKIQNFARSALVKPVTVNVGRAGAANLDVIQEVEYVKQEAKIVYLLECLQKTPPPVLIFCENKADVDDIHEYLLLKGVEAVAIHGGKDQEEREYAISSFKAGKKDVLVATDVASKGLDFPDIQHVINYDMPAEIENYVHRIGRTGRCGKTGIATTFINKNQSETTLLDLKHLLQEAKQRIPPVLAELNDPMEDAELVANASGVKGCAYCGGLGHRIKDCPKLEHQKSMAISSSRRDYFGSGGYRGEI, from the exons atggaagaagaagatgattaTGTTGAATATATTCCCGTGGCAAAGCGTAGGGCCATGGAAGCACAGAAGATTCTTCAGCGCAAAGGGAAGTCTTCTTCCCTTGAAGAAGAGATGGAGAAATCAAAACTTGCTGAGGCCAAACCAAGCCTTCTTGTAAAAGCATCGCAATTGAAGCGAGAGCAACCTGAGATTAGTCCTACTGAGCAGATTGTGCAACAAGAGAAGGAAATGATTGAGCACTTATCAGATCGGAAAACTTTAATGTCTGTTCGTGAATTGGCAAAGGGGATTACTTATACGGAACCTTTGTTGACGGGATGGAAGCCACCTTTGCCCATTAGAAGGATGTCGAAAAATGAATGTGATGCAATTCGGAAGCAGTGGCACATTATAGTTGATGGTCTAGATATACCCCCACCTATTAAGGATTTTAAGAATATGAGGTTTCCAGAACCAATTTTGAAGATGTTAAAGTCCAAGGGTATTGTACGTCCAACTCCCATTCAGGTGCAAGGTCTTCCTGTGATTTTGTCTGGGAGGGATATGATTGGTATTGCATTCACAGGCTCAGGCAAGACATTGGTTTTTGTGCTGCCAATGATTATGGTAGCACTGCAGGAGGAGATTATTATGCCTATTGTTCCAGGAGAGGGGCCATTTGGTTTGATTATATGCCCATCAAGAGAGCTTGCAAGGCAGACTTATGAAGTGGTAGAACAGTTTTTGGCTCCCATGAGAGAGGCTGGTTACCCGGAGCTAAGACCTTTGCTTTGTATAGGTGGAGTCGATATGAGATCTCAGTTAGAGATTGTGAAGAAAGGTGTTCATATTGTTGTTGCCACTCCGGGAAGGTTGAAGGATATGTtggcaaagaaaaaaatgagCCTTGACAATTGCAG GTATCTTACTTTAGATGAGGCAGATAGGTTAGTTGATTTGGGCTTTGAAGATGATATAAGAGAAGTATTTGACCATTTTAAAGCTCAACGACAGACTCTCCTATTTTCTGCCACCATGCCCACCAAGATTCAGAACTTTGCCCGAAGTGCTCTGGTAAAACCTGTTACAGTTAATGTGGGAAGGGCAGGAGCGGCAAATCTTGATGTGATTCAGGAAGTAGAATATGTGAAGCAAGAAGCTAAGATCGTTTACCTCCTTGAATGTCTACAGAAAACCCCACCTCCTGTTTTAATATTCTGTGAAAACAAGGCTGATGTGGATGACATTCATGAATACCTCCTCCTGAAAGGAGTCGAAGCAGTGGCCATTCATGGAGGCAAAGATCAGGAGGAGAGAGAGTATGCTATTTCATCCTTTAAGGCAGGAAAGAAAGATGTCTTGGTTGCAACTGATGTTGCGTCAAAGGGATTGGATTTTCCCGATATTCAACATGTCATCAATTATGACATGCcagctgaaattgaaaactatgTTCATAGGATTGGACGAACTGGAAGATGTGGCAAGACTGGCATAGCCACAACGTTTATAAACAAGAATCAAAGTGAGACGACACTTCTTGATCTGAAACATCTCTTGCAAGAAGCGAAGCAGAGGATTCCACCAGTGTTGGCTGAGCTAAATGATCCAATGGAAGATGCGGAATTAGTTGCCAATGCAAGTGGGGTTAAGGGCTGTGCATATTGTGGTGGGCTTGGTCACCGTATTAAGGATTGCCCGAAATTGGAACATCAGAAGAGCATGGCTATTTCCAGCTCTAGAAGGGACTACTTTGGGTCTGGTGGTTACAGGGGGGAGATATGA